The Hippocampus zosterae strain Florida chromosome 20, ASM2543408v3, whole genome shotgun sequence genome contains a region encoding:
- the LOC127593469 gene encoding cystatin-B-like has protein sequence MIRVTCPMYGGLSDLEDADARIQTICESVKSKVEQKTGKAYSVFIGKGYKSQIVSGTNYFIKVHVGGNDYIHIRVFQGLTESGPELVSVKESKTRDDEIEYF, from the exons ATGATAAGAGTCACCTGCCCGATGTACGGAGGTCTTTCGGATCTTGAAGATGCCGATGCCAGGATTCAGACTATTTGTGAGAGT GTCAAGTCTAAAGTCGAGCAAAAAACTGGAAAGGCTTACAGCGTTTTCATCGGCAAAGGTTACAAGTCTCAAATTGTGTCCGGGACCAACTACTTCATCAAG GTGCACGTGGGAGGAAACGACTACATCCACATCCGCGTCTTCCAAGGTCTGACGGAAAGCGGGCCGGAGCTGGTCAGCGTCAAGGAGTCCAAGACACGTGATGATGAAATTGAGTACTTCTGA
- the LOC127593468 gene encoding cystatin-B-like, with amino-acid sequence MTALFCPMYGGLSDVTDADQVIQEICDHVKSRVEQKTGKAYSVFSAKSCRSQIIAGTNYFIKVHVGGNEHVHLRVYQSLSLTGTGPELISVKEFKTHDDEIDYFE; translated from the exons ATGACAGCACTCTTCTGCCCCATGTACGGAGGGCTTTCGGACGTTACGGATGCCGACCAAGTGATTCAGGAAATCTGTGACCAT GTGAAGTCTCGAGTTGAGCAAAAAACCGGAAAGGCTTACAGCGTTTTCAGCGCCAAAAGTTGCAGATCGCAGATCATCGCCGGGACCAATTACTTCATCAAG GTGCACGTGGGAGGAAACGAGCACGTCCACCTTCGCGTCTACCAAAGTCTATCCCTCACCGGGACGGGGCCGGAGCTGATCAGCGTCAAGGAGTTCAAGACGCACGATGATGAAATTGACTACTTTGAATGA
- the trdmt1 gene encoding tRNA (cytosine(38)-C(5))-methyltransferase yields MDSLRVLELYSGIGGMHYSLKQSGISAHVVAAIDINTTANQVYRHNFPDTPLWNRTIEGISLDDFNNLHFDMILMSPPCQPFTRVGLQRGLDDPRTKSFLYILNLLPRLSQLPRYILLENVKGFETSSARQSLVEMLTTCGYTFQEVMVSPTRFGIPNSRLRYYLMAKISTESISSKSKDSQISLLPAETESPVEPSLSSPLQPVSCRTKEEEMKDGVFYKLETRTDAQRKMTQNQDLSVSRIEDFLEARHNVDMDQYLVPSEVLLRYALILDIVKPSCRRSICFTKGYGRYVEGTGSVLQCCLETEIESVFKNLDQFSEEEKLQQLQRLKLRYFTPREVANIMGFPKSFSFPEQIPTKQRYRLLGNSLNVVVVARLLQQLTFNL; encoded by the exons ATGGATAGTCTCCGAGTACTTGAGCTTTACAGTGGAATAGGTGGAATGCATTATTCTCTAAAAC AGTCTGGAATATCTGCCCATGTAGTAGCAGCCATAGACATAAACACAACTGCCAATCAGGTCTACAGGCACAATTTTCCCGACACGCCGCTCTGGAACAGAACCATTGAG ggcATATCACTTGATGACTTCAATAACTTGCACTTTGACATGATTTTGATGAGTCCTCCGTGTCAACCATTTACCAG GGTGGGACTCCAACGTGGTCTTGATGAccccagaaccaagagcttTCTCTACATTCTTAATCTACTGCCAAG GCTGAGTCAGCTTCCCCGCTATATCCTGCTCGAGAATGTCAAAGGTTTTGAGACCTCCTCTGCCAG GCAGTCTTTAGTGGAAATGCTGACAACATGCGGATACACTTTCCAGGAGGTGATGGTTTCTCCCACGAGG TTCGGCATCCCCAATTCGAGACTACGTTACTACCTGATGGCTAAGATTTCAACAGAATCCATTTCTTCAAAGTCAAAG GATTCGCAAATTTCGCTGCTCCCCGCCGAGACGGAGTCCCCCGTGGAGCCTTCGCTTTCAAGCCCTCTACAGCCAGTTAGTTGCCGGACAAAAGAGGAAGAAATGAAAGACGGCGTCTTTTATAAACTCGAGACAAGAACGGATGCTCAAAGAAAGATGACTCAAAATCAGGATTTGTCCGTCAGTCGGATTGAAGACTTCCTTGAAGCGCGGCACAATGTTGACATGGATCAGTATCTTGTTCCATCGGAAGTATTGCTGCGCTACGCTCTTATCCTGGATATTGTCAAACCTAGTTGCCGGAGGTCCATCTGCTTCACCAAAGG CTATGGGCGGTACGTGGAAGGAACTGGCTCAGTATTGCAATGCTGCCTTGAAACAGAg ATTGagagtgtttttaaaaatctggaCCAATTTTCCGAAGAAGAAAAACTTCAACAACTGCAGAGACTAAAGCTTCGTTATTTTACCCCCAGAGAAGTAGCGAACATCATGGGCTTCCCAAAAAGCTTTT cCTTTCCAGAGCAAATCCCCACCAAGCAGCGTTACAGACTTCTAGGAAACAGCCTCAATGTTGTCGTGGTGGCAAGACTGCTACAGCAGCTGACCTTCAACTTGTGA